In Silene latifolia isolate original U9 population chromosome X, ASM4854445v1, whole genome shotgun sequence, the following proteins share a genomic window:
- the LOC141618033 gene encoding uncharacterized protein LOC141618033 yields the protein MTAVKASQNRFSPLISPLKTTTTVKHSVIRSATANTTQNKPKDVNFQGPSCTDTGKMKSVNEINGIPVLDLSEGGPEKLNEVWMVKQHGRSVPVMKTIAEEEDLSSLLQFTHEDVKQEVEFWNNSVFCYILGANPPTEVIEGFVYRIWSQFGIDRVSFLDNGIFIVRFTKYENREALLHSGYYMFDNKPVVIHPWVAETELIKEKVDIVPVWAKLSGIPLKLWGACLPKIAGLVGKFIRMDDATADKIRLSFARVMVEVPFNQKLPDKVRFLDESGQKPQNDSGSVDPPPAFTPTVKATPAKQIMWVSRQENMVGVRLSGRFSKYTFMDVLNNYATPRARVEKQWKVPPPANLIMHSIGFWNVRGLNDLNKQKIFKWFMHNNGVGLFDLLETKLKPSKLLNKMTTICDGWSVSTNCSWHKGGRIWILWNPTCFDVQFLNYNAQHIHMLVHSKVDDKSFYLTMIYAFNDLNERTVLWRMLKDLASTCNIPWLWVGDFNTVLSPIERLGGNTTEAEMEHFQECVSLCEMEDIQATGALFTWSNKQAPNERVYSRLDRAMGNPEWMTQFGDYVAHFHPEGMFDHCPYTIVNRKAEFGGKTSFKYFNMWGISENFKPSVEGIWRQSYKGTKMFRVVKKLKALKPILKNLNKTCFFDIENSTIIAGTVL from the exons ATGACGGCAGTAAAGGCGTCGCAAAATCGTTTTTCGCCATTAATTAGTCCTTTGAAAACAACAACAACTGTCAAACATTCCGTTATACGTTCAGCTACAGCAAATACTACTCAAAATAAACCTAAAGATGTTAACTTTCAGGGTCCTTCGTGTACGGATACTGGAAAAATGAAGTCAGTCAATGAGATTAATGGTATCCCGGTACTTGATCTTAGTGAAGGTGGTCCTGAAAAGCTTAATGAAGTGTGGATGGTTAAGCAGCATGGAAGGAGTGTCCCAGTCATGAAGACTATTGCAGAGGAGGAAGATCTATCAAGCTTGTTGCAGTTCACTCATGAGGATGTCAAACAAGAGGTAGAATTTTGGAATAACTCTGTTTTCTGCTATATTCTGGGTGCTAATCCCCCTACTGAGGTTATTGAGGGTTTTGTGTATCGTATTTGGTCTCAGTTTGGGATTGATAGAGTTTCATTTTTAGACAATGGGATTTTTATTGTCAGGTTTACTAAGTATGAGAATAGGGAAGCTCTGTTACACTCTGGTTATTACATGTTTGATAACAAGCCTGTGGTTATTCATCCATGGGTTGCTGAAACTGAGTTGATTAAGGAGAAAGTTGATATTGTCCCTGTCTGGGCGAAACTGTCTGGAATCCCTCTGAAATTATGGGGAGCATGTTTGCCTAAGATAGCAGGACTGGTGGGGAAGTTTATTAGAATGGATGATGCTACTGCAGATAAGATTCGTTTAAGTTTTGCAAGGGTCATGGTTGAGGTGCCTTTTAATCAGAAGTTGCCTGATAAGGTTAGGTTTCTGGATGAGTCTGGGCAG AAACCTCAGAATGATTCTGGTTCTGTTGATCCTCCTCCTGCTTTTACTCCTACTGTGAAAGCTACACCAGCAAAGCAAATTATGTGGGTTAGTAGGCAGGAGAATATGGTGGGAGTGAGGCTATCTGGCAGGTTTAGTAAGTATACTTTTATGGATGTTTTGAACAATTATGCTACTCCTAGGGCAAGGGTAGAGAAACAGTGGAAAGTACCCCCCCCAGCCAATCTAATAATGCATAGTATTGGATTCTGGAATGTTAGGGGTCTTAATGACCTGAATAAACAGAAGATTTTCAAATGGTTTATGCATAATAATGGGGTAGGTTTGTTTGATTTATTAGAAACAAAGCTTAAACCTAGCAAGTTACTTAATAAAATGACTACTATTTGTGATGGATGGAGTGTATCTACCAATTGTAGCTGGCATAAAGGGGGGAGGATTTGGATACTGTGGAATCCCACCTGCTTTGATGTGCAGTTTCTTAACTACAATGCACAACATATACACATGTTGGTGCATTCTAAAGTAGATGATAAGAGTTTCTATCTGACTATGATTTATGCTTTCAATGATCTGAATGAGAGGACTGTTCTATGGAGAATGCTGAAGGATTTGGCTTCTACTTGTAATATTCCTTGGCTATGGGTAGGGGATTTCAATACTGTGTTGTCTCCTATTGAAAGGTTGGGTGGTAATACAACAGAAGCTGAGATGGAACATTTCCAAGAGTGTGTATCTTTGTGTGAAATGGAGGATATCCAAGCTACTGGGGCACTGTTTACTTGGTCCAATAAACAGGCACCTAATGAGAGAGTATATAGTAGACTGGATAGGGCAATGGGTAATCCTGAATGGATGACTCAGTTTGGGGATTATGTGGCGCATTTTCATCCAGAGGGTATGTTTGACCATTGCCCTTATACAATTGTTAATAGGAAAGCTGAGTTTGGTGGTAAAACGTCTTTtaaatatttcaatatgtggggtATTTCTGAGAATTTTAAACCTAGTGTAGAAGGTATTTGGAGACAGTCTTATAAGGGGACTAAGATGTTTAGAGTGGTGAAGAAGTTGAAGGCTCTCAAACCAATCCTTAAAAACTTGAATAAAACTTGTTTCTTTGATATTGAAAACAGTACTATCATTGCTGGTACTGTGTTGTAG